One segment of Nostoc flagelliforme CCNUN1 DNA contains the following:
- a CDS encoding DUF3352 domain-containing protein produces the protein MPESKSKFLIPAVGAAVAIAGSIAAYMYFKAPSGGSSDALGSAKLVPSTALVATYITTDSQAWAKLQQFGTPEAQKLVAKGLENFNKQMFSDSNVSYEKDIKPWAGGVMIAVLPPNPVKPAQLKAPFQAPSAPINIQQESNILIIVGIKDKLSALNFANKLKSQKGVKFQESDYKGQKIIETTENSKPTYSVVLNNSHLVLAPEKQAVEKAIDSFKGESSFASKEGASSILNKGVDVKNSLAQIYVPDYAGMVQQLAAGSPQAKQLPPQAVAQLKQIKSVVAGVGVDDAGVRVKAIANLDPQLNKFQYQSTPGNIVGQFPTGTFALISGNGISRGWETLVEESKNYPEMKQGLEQVRGQLKFVNIDLDKDIFGWMNGEFAFGAIPSNQGVLANVGFGGALVFDTSDRKTAEATLTKLDTLAKTQQINVANTNIGGKDVTEWQIPRQGALLSHGWLDQDTVFVALGGPVAEVIGDRNNPSLDNSDAFKAVTGSLQKPNGGYFYLDMDKTQTVPLIKSLISSDANTITMLGSIRGLAFTATSPDKSTSELEMLLALKPNTAK, from the coding sequence ATGCCTGAAAGTAAATCCAAGTTTCTCATTCCTGCTGTTGGTGCTGCTGTAGCTATCGCCGGAAGTATAGCGGCTTATATGTATTTTAAAGCCCCATCAGGAGGTAGCTCAGATGCTCTAGGCAGCGCTAAACTAGTACCTTCAACAGCATTGGTCGCGACTTATATTACTACTGACTCTCAAGCCTGGGCAAAGCTACAGCAGTTTGGCACTCCAGAAGCACAAAAATTAGTGGCTAAAGGCCTGGAAAATTTCAATAAGCAAATGTTCAGTGACAGTAATGTTTCTTATGAAAAAGACATAAAGCCTTGGGCTGGTGGTGTAATGATTGCTGTATTACCACCTAATCCTGTTAAACCAGCACAGTTAAAAGCACCTTTTCAAGCACCTAGTGCGCCAATCAATATACAGCAGGAATCAAATATCTTGATAATAGTGGGAATCAAGGACAAACTCAGCGCCTTGAATTTTGCTAACAAATTAAAGTCACAAAAAGGAGTAAAATTTCAGGAATCTGACTATAAAGGTCAAAAAATTATAGAAACTACAGAAAATAGCAAGCCGACATATAGCGTAGTTTTAAATAATAGTCACTTAGTATTAGCACCCGAAAAGCAAGCTGTAGAAAAAGCAATTGACAGCTTTAAAGGAGAGTCTTCTTTTGCCAGTAAAGAAGGTGCAAGCAGTATTCTCAACAAAGGAGTGGATGTCAAAAACAGCCTCGCTCAAATTTATGTACCAGACTATGCAGGCATGGTACAGCAATTAGCAGCCGGAAGCCCGCAGGCAAAGCAGTTACCTCCACAAGCTGTGGCGCAACTCAAGCAGATAAAATCAGTGGTGGCGGGCGTTGGTGTTGATGATGCGGGAGTGCGGGTAAAAGCGATCGCTAATTTAGATCCGCAACTAAATAAATTTCAGTACCAATCAACTCCTGGAAATATAGTCGGGCAATTTCCCACTGGTACCTTTGCTCTGATTAGCGGAAATGGTATCAGTCGTGGCTGGGAAACGCTAGTAGAAGAGTCAAAAAATTATCCAGAAATGAAACAAGGTCTTGAACAGGTGCGAGGACAATTGAAATTTGTCAATATTGACCTGGATAAAGATATTTTTGGCTGGATGAATGGGGAATTTGCCTTTGGTGCGATTCCATCTAATCAAGGAGTCTTAGCAAACGTTGGTTTTGGAGGTGCTTTAGTATTTGACACTAGCGATCGCAAAACTGCTGAAGCCACCTTGACAAAATTGGATACCCTTGCCAAAACACAACAAATCAACGTCGCCAATACAAATATCGGTGGGAAAGACGTAACGGAATGGCAAATCCCTAGACAGGGAGCTTTATTGTCACATGGTTGGCTTGATCAAGACACTGTATTTGTGGCTCTTGGTGGCCCAGTTGCTGAAGTGATCGGCGATCGCAATAATCCATCTCTCGACAATAGCGATGCCTTCAAAGCCGTCACTGGTTCTTTGCAAAAACCCAACGGCGGCTATTTCTATTTAGATATGGACAAAACTCAAACTGTGCCCTTAATCAAGAGTTTAATTTCATCTGACGCCAACACTATCACCATGCTGGGTTCCATTCGTGGTCTAGCTTTTACCGCTACTAGCCCTGATAAATCTACCAGTGAATTGGAGATGTTGTTAGCTCTCAAGCCAAATACTGCAAAATAG
- a CDS encoding class I SAM-dependent methyltransferase, producing the protein MTAAVNTNPGLASRLVNGILAIQPLADLAKHQARQMMIKRAERIGVPWTQEVKTLQARDWKADLAQVENPQLSYPDYYVTSFHAYKTGNLSWQAAFEVEPAAYAVHAKILQGAEEVQGDPILRQSYHNILKSQIPNEPQDILDVGCSVGLSSFALQAVYPHAKITGLDLSPYFLAVANYRAQQRQAKINWLHAQAESTGLPDASFDLVSIFLMCHELPQSATRQILAEMRRLLRPGGYLAIMDMNPKSEVYQKMPAYILTLLKSTEPYLDEYFALNIEQAIVEAGFQTPTITNNTHRHRTAIAQVSG; encoded by the coding sequence ATGACTGCTGCTGTAAACACTAATCCTGGTTTAGCTTCCCGCTTGGTGAATGGCATACTGGCAATCCAGCCGTTAGCCGACCTAGCCAAGCATCAAGCTAGACAAATGATGATTAAACGTGCCGAAAGAATTGGCGTGCCTTGGACGCAAGAAGTCAAAACTCTACAAGCGCGTGATTGGAAGGCTGATTTAGCTCAAGTAGAAAATCCTCAGCTTTCCTACCCCGATTACTACGTCACCTCATTTCATGCCTACAAAACTGGAAATCTCAGTTGGCAAGCCGCTTTTGAGGTAGAACCTGCTGCTTACGCTGTCCACGCTAAGATTTTGCAGGGCGCTGAAGAAGTGCAAGGTGATCCCATCCTGCGCCAAAGTTACCACAATATCCTGAAAAGTCAAATTCCCAATGAGCCGCAAGACATCTTGGATGTAGGGTGTAGTGTTGGCTTGAGCAGTTTTGCCCTACAAGCAGTTTATCCCCATGCCAAAATTACAGGCTTGGACTTATCTCCCTACTTCTTAGCTGTTGCCAATTACCGCGCCCAACAACGTCAAGCTAAAATAAACTGGCTTCATGCCCAAGCGGAATCTACCGGGCTACCTGATGCCTCTTTTGATTTAGTTTCCATTTTCCTGATGTGCCACGAATTACCCCAGTCAGCAACCCGACAGATTTTAGCAGAAATGCGGCGCTTGCTGCGTCCGGGTGGCTACTTGGCAATCATGGATATGAATCCAAAATCTGAAGTTTACCAGAAAATGCCAGCCTACATTTTGACTTTGCTCAAAAGTACAGAACCGTATTTAGATGAATATTTCGCTTTGAACATTGAGCAAGCTATTGTTGAGGCGGGTTTCCAAACTCCCACAATCACTAACAATACCCACCGTCACCGCACAGCGATCGCTCAGGTGAGTGGTTGA
- a CDS encoding PrsW family intramembrane metalloprotease has product MVDFSLLFWAAIPPLLLLGYYYCRVPFAPPLLKLLMFFIIGAISGILALSLEWIFEIVVNRVVDWQQIKLCLPTSRCASTLPGIALRQLVEVGPIEEGCKFVAVVVPTYYLQRKYRLFASTVFLFTIAVALGFTAEENWIYLFHDTASILDRIIGMPVHAMFSAPWGYALGIYISSNTRLNRDKKFIFRAWLNSVICHALVNVLSSAWRYSLPLGFLSYGLFPFLLWMFWRLEQLLRKVQGKAAITLISGYTPQHRYWQRSLVLFALVLGGNAIFGLFLLARILSPLSPSKLFDPEILWFIINRFLLNLFFGVLAWGIYRYLRHSARRRYF; this is encoded by the coding sequence GTGGTTGATTTCTCTCTACTGTTTTGGGCAGCAATACCACCTTTGCTGCTGCTAGGCTACTACTACTGTCGGGTGCCATTTGCCCCACCTTTGTTAAAGTTGCTGATGTTCTTTATCATCGGCGCAATATCTGGTATCTTAGCCCTTAGCCTCGAATGGATTTTTGAAATTGTAGTCAACAGAGTTGTAGACTGGCAGCAGATCAAGCTATGTCTGCCGACAAGCCGCTGCGCGTCTACGCTTCCTGGTATAGCGTTACGGCAGCTTGTGGAAGTAGGCCCAATTGAAGAAGGCTGCAAGTTTGTAGCGGTTGTTGTCCCAACCTACTATTTGCAACGCAAGTATCGATTATTTGCATCTACCGTTTTCCTCTTCACCATAGCCGTTGCCCTTGGATTCACTGCCGAAGAGAATTGGATTTACCTTTTCCACGATACAGCATCAATTCTAGACCGTATAATCGGTATGCCAGTCCACGCGATGTTCTCTGCACCTTGGGGATATGCTTTAGGAATCTATATTTCCTCCAACACTCGGTTAAATCGAGACAAAAAGTTCATTTTTAGGGCTTGGCTAAATTCTGTAATCTGTCATGCCCTAGTTAATGTCTTATCAAGTGCTTGGCGTTACTCACTACCTTTAGGCTTCCTGAGCTATGGTTTATTCCCGTTTCTCTTGTGGATGTTTTGGCGACTAGAACAATTACTGCGAAAAGTGCAAGGCAAAGCCGCAATTACCCTGATTTCAGGTTATACACCCCAACACCGTTACTGGCAGAGGAGTTTAGTGCTGTTTGCCCTTGTGCTGGGTGGAAATGCTATTTTTGGTCTGTTTCTCTTAGCCAGGATTCTTAGTCCCTTGAGTCCGTCGAAGCTTTTTGATCCTGAGATTTTGTGGTTTATAATTAATCGCTTTTTACTAAATCTCTTTTTCGGAGTTTTAGCTTGGGGCATTTATCGTTATTTGCGACATTCTGCTCGTCGTCGGTATTTTTAA
- a CDS encoding 6-carboxytetrahydropterin synthase — protein sequence MQCIVNRRAQFSASHRYWLPELSEAENIEKFGACSRFPGHGHNYVLFISLAGELDEYGMVLNLSDVKHVIKREVTSQLDFSYLNDAWAEFQQTLPTTENIARIIWQRLAPHLPLVRVQLFEHPELWADYTGNAMEAYLTISTHFSAAHRLAHPKLSNEENTEIYGKCARPHGHGHNYHLEVTVKGEIDSRTGMIVDLGALNQVIEDYVVEPFDHTFLNKDIPYFVEVVPTAENIALYISNLLRSPIQELGAKLYKVKLIESPNNSCEIYCTESNSVSAAGNQPVLASV from the coding sequence CGCGCCCAGTTTTCGGCAAGTCATCGTTATTGGTTGCCAGAACTGAGTGAAGCTGAGAATATTGAGAAATTTGGTGCTTGCTCTAGATTTCCTGGACACGGACATAACTATGTCTTATTTATCTCCCTAGCCGGGGAATTGGATGAATATGGCATGGTATTGAACTTGTCTGATGTGAAACACGTAATTAAACGGGAAGTTACTAGTCAATTGGACTTCTCTTATCTCAACGATGCGTGGGCAGAATTTCAACAAACTCTCCCCACCACCGAGAATATTGCACGGATTATTTGGCAGCGACTAGCACCACACTTGCCTTTAGTCCGTGTGCAGTTATTTGAACATCCTGAACTTTGGGCAGATTATACGGGAAACGCAATGGAAGCCTACCTCACTATCAGTACTCACTTTAGCGCCGCCCATCGGCTAGCTCATCCTAAGCTCAGTAACGAAGAAAACACTGAGATTTATGGTAAGTGCGCTCGTCCCCACGGTCATGGACACAACTATCATTTAGAAGTCACTGTGAAAGGGGAAATTGACTCACGGACAGGGATGATTGTTGATTTAGGTGCTTTGAACCAAGTAATAGAAGATTATGTGGTTGAGCCATTCGATCACACCTTTTTAAACAAAGACATTCCCTACTTTGTTGAAGTTGTTCCCACTGCTGAGAATATCGCACTTTATATTAGTAATTTACTGCGATCGCCTATTCAAGAATTGGGAGCTAAACTTTACAAAGTGAAACTGATTGAAAGCCCCAATAACTCCTGCGAAATCTACTGTACTGAATCAAATTCAGTCAGCGCAGCCGGGAATCAGCCAGTATTGGCAAGCGTTTAG